One genomic segment of Candidatus Binataceae bacterium includes these proteins:
- a CDS encoding cation diffusion facilitator family transporter, protein MDAPDSHSSVAADRRRLYIVLAVASLYFIAEVVAGWLTNSLALLSDAVHMMTDIAAICLSLLTLWISARPATVGKTFGYLRAEILGALLNGLFLWLLVVFIWIEAASRLRHPEQVHGLGVMAVALVGIAVNTFSAWLTAEHKDGPHGGRGMALRAVFVHVLSDLIGSGGVLIAGALVYFTGFVQADPAVSILIGALVLYSSWGLVREGVDILMESVPGHIDLAQLREDLLAVDGTEEVHDLHVWCLTTREVALSAHCVVTDAVDHDQVLSEMSQLLQRKFNIHHMTVQLECDNRREREPGHF, encoded by the coding sequence ATGGACGCGCCTGACTCACATTCGAGCGTAGCCGCTGATCGGCGCCGCCTGTACATCGTGCTCGCGGTCGCGTCACTCTATTTCATCGCCGAGGTGGTAGCGGGCTGGCTTACCAACAGCCTCGCCTTGCTCTCGGACGCGGTCCACATGATGACCGATATTGCGGCGATCTGCCTGAGCTTGTTGACGCTGTGGATTTCGGCCCGACCGGCGACGGTCGGGAAAACCTTCGGCTATCTTCGTGCCGAGATCCTGGGTGCGCTGCTCAACGGTTTGTTCCTGTGGCTGCTGGTCGTGTTCATCTGGATCGAAGCGGCCAGCCGCCTGCGTCATCCCGAACAGGTGCACGGCCTTGGCGTGATGGCAGTGGCGCTGGTCGGAATTGCTGTCAATACGTTTTCGGCGTGGTTGACGGCCGAGCACAAAGACGGTCCGCACGGTGGCCGCGGAATGGCGTTGCGGGCGGTGTTTGTCCACGTGCTCTCGGACCTTATCGGTTCGGGTGGCGTCCTGATCGCGGGTGCACTGGTCTACTTCACCGGGTTCGTGCAGGCAGACCCCGCGGTCAGCATACTGATCGGCGCGCTGGTGCTTTACAGCTCGTGGGGCCTGGTGCGCGAAGGGGTCGATATCCTGATGGAATCGGTTCCGGGGCACATAGATCTCGCCCAACTGCGTGAAGATCTGCTCGCGGTGGATGGGACCGAAGAGGTGCACGACCTTCACGTATGGTGTCTGACCACCCGCGAGGTTGCGCTCTCGGCGCATTGCGTGGTGACCGACGCGGTCGATCACGACCAGGTACTCTCAGAGATGTCGCAGTTGCTGCAGAGGAAATTCAACATCCATCACATGACCGTTCAGCTTGAATGTGACAATCGCCGCGAGCGGGAACCCGGTCACTTCTAA
- a CDS encoding adenine phosphoribosyltransferase has protein sequence MTIEELKNLVRDIPDFPKPGIIFRDITPLLRNARAFAQVIDLMAERYLGAADVVLGIESRGFIVGAPVAYRLGVGFTIARKPGKLPFDTIDESYELEYGSASLQMHRDGITSGSRVLIVDDLLATGGTASASIKLAEKMGGRVIGCSFIIELKALGGRARVTPVNCSSLIQYD, from the coding sequence ATGACCATCGAGGAGCTGAAAAACCTCGTCCGCGATATTCCCGACTTTCCCAAGCCCGGGATCATCTTCCGGGACATCACCCCATTACTAAGAAATGCCCGCGCGTTCGCGCAGGTTATCGACCTGATGGCCGAGCGGTATCTCGGAGCGGCCGATGTGGTGCTGGGAATCGAATCCCGCGGGTTCATCGTGGGCGCACCTGTCGCTTATCGCCTGGGGGTCGGATTCACCATCGCTCGCAAACCCGGGAAGCTGCCGTTTGACACTATCGATGAGTCATATGAGCTCGAGTACGGCAGCGCGTCATTGCAGATGCATCGCGACGGAATTACCAGCGGCTCGCGGGTGCTGATCGTTGACGATCTGCTCGCAACCGGCGGGACCGCCTCGGCCAGCATCAAGCTGGCTGAAAAAATGGGTGGTCGGGTCATCGGCTGTTCGTTTATTATCGAGTTGAAAGCCCTGGGCGGGCGCGCACGAGTCACGCCCGTCAACTGTTCTTCGCTAATCCAATATGATTGA
- a CDS encoding metalloregulator ArsR/SmtB family transcription factor, whose product MTPDTLSNTFSALADPTRRAILARLALGELSVTELAQPFEMSMPAISKHLKVLERAGLITRGREAQWRPCSLKATPLKDAAEWLERYRRFWEESFDRLDDYLRELQAGEKKRDRKHK is encoded by the coding sequence ATGACGCCTGACACTCTAAGCAACACTTTTTCCGCGCTCGCCGATCCCACCCGGCGCGCGATTCTTGCCCGTCTGGCGTTGGGCGAACTTTCGGTGACCGAACTCGCGCAGCCATTCGAGATGAGCATGCCGGCCATCTCCAAGCATCTTAAGGTGTTGGAACGAGCCGGGCTGATCACGCGGGGCCGCGAAGCGCAGTGGCGCCCGTGCAGTCTTAAAGCGACCCCGCTCAAGGATGCGGCCGAGTGGCTGGAGCGCTACCGCCGCTTCTGGGAGGAAAGCTTCGACCGCCTCGATGACTACCTGCGCGAGCTGCAAGCCGGGGAGAAAAAGCGCGACCGCAAACATAAGTGA
- a CDS encoding M23 family metallopeptidase, which translates to MKVGGWRTYAGVAAALWPLMSVLVLIGCGSSAPPPPPAVVSSSQTSYLVKSGDTVYRIAAKFGVSTTALMNANGLTNPRDLRVGQILTIPSIYRGSAPAYAGTSHAFPYHGERASRQFGWPVSDGMVSSGFGIRNGAMHQGIDIAAPEGTPVHAADGGTVIFSGVLHGYGNVVIIGHDDDYATVYGHNEVNLVKEGARVVRGQTIARIGTSGRTTGANLHFEVRYENVAHNPLAYLPEPPAAPGITYAEQSGTW; encoded by the coding sequence GTGAAGGTTGGCGGGTGGCGGACGTACGCGGGGGTGGCGGCTGCGCTCTGGCCGCTGATGAGCGTGCTCGTACTGATCGGGTGCGGTAGCAGTGCACCGCCTCCTCCCCCGGCGGTGGTTTCCTCATCGCAGACCAGCTACCTGGTGAAATCCGGCGATACGGTCTACCGCATCGCGGCGAAATTCGGCGTTAGCACCACCGCCCTGATGAACGCCAATGGCCTCACTAACCCGCGCGACCTGCGCGTGGGACAGATCCTAACCATTCCGAGCATCTACCGCGGGTCAGCTCCGGCTTACGCGGGAACCTCACACGCCTTCCCCTATCACGGCGAGCGCGCGTCGCGGCAATTCGGATGGCCGGTTTCCGATGGGATGGTGTCGTCGGGGTTCGGGATTCGCAACGGCGCGATGCACCAAGGAATCGACATCGCAGCTCCGGAAGGCACCCCGGTGCACGCGGCCGATGGCGGTACAGTGATTTTTTCCGGCGTGCTGCATGGCTACGGCAATGTCGTAATCATCGGTCACGACGACGACTACGCAACCGTGTATGGCCACAACGAAGTAAACCTGGTCAAAGAAGGCGCCCGCGTGGTGCGCGGGCAGACCATCGCTCGAATCGGCACCAGCGGCCGCACCACCGGCGCAAACCTGCACTTCGAAGTGCGCTACGAAAATGTCGCCCACAATCCCCTCGCCTACCTCCCCGAGCCGCCGGCGGCCCCGGGAATCACTTACGCCGAGCAGAGCGGGACGTGGTAG
- a CDS encoding protein-L-isoaspartate(D-aspartate) O-methyltransferase: protein MDLTQARARMVQEQIEARGVRDPRVLAAMRSVERHRFIPAEYAEHAYDDGPLPIGDSQTISQPYMVALTCEAAALLGSERVLEVGTGSGYQAAVLAHLVHEVYSIECIEHLHQRARILLGAMGLANVHLILGDGSEAYATAAPYDAIIVSAAMPHIPRMMLQQLAPGGRLVAPIGEDELQSLVRVSLNNGHWQEEYFGECRYVKMTGKQGFSE, encoded by the coding sequence ATGGACTTGACTCAAGCACGGGCGCGGATGGTCCAGGAGCAGATCGAGGCGCGCGGGGTTCGCGATCCTCGAGTACTGGCCGCGATGCGCTCGGTGGAGCGCCATCGATTTATTCCTGCCGAATACGCGGAACATGCCTACGACGACGGCCCGCTGCCCATCGGTGATTCGCAGACCATCTCGCAGCCTTACATGGTCGCGCTCACGTGCGAAGCTGCCGCGCTCCTGGGCAGCGAGCGGGTGCTCGAGGTAGGAACCGGTTCCGGCTACCAGGCGGCGGTGCTTGCGCACCTGGTGCACGAGGTCTACTCGATCGAATGCATCGAACACCTTCATCAGCGGGCGCGAATTCTTCTGGGCGCGATGGGCCTGGCCAATGTACATCTGATTTTGGGGGATGGGTCCGAGGCCTATGCCACTGCCGCGCCGTATGACGCGATCATAGTCAGCGCGGCGATGCCCCATATCCCTAGGATGATGCTGCAGCAGCTCGCTCCTGGAGGACGTCTGGTCGCCCCGATCGGAGAGGATGAGTTACAGAGCCTGGTGAGGGTCAGCCTGAACAACGGTCACTGGCAGGAAGAATATTTCGGCGAATGCCGTTACGTGAAAATGACCGGCAAGCAGGGTTTCAGCGAGTAG
- a CDS encoding alpha/beta hydrolase — translation MADEAQAWREQTVAVDGTSLIVERGGAGRPLLVLHDELGNPGWLKWTRALAKRRTLLIPLHPGFGRTERAEWMLSIRDLAGFYSRYVKENGLGPVDAIGFSMGGWIAADMAASNPTQFRKLVLVAPTGIRPPTGDILDIFQVMAPQQVIASVYSPANTPEFGELYGGPMLPEQFEKFEEARAQTARLAWTPYMHNPTLPRLLGVAAGLPTLIVWGKQDAIVPVSTAEAYRQAIGGARVVTFDNCGHRPEIEKSAEFVREVEAFLGE, via the coding sequence ATGGCGGACGAAGCACAAGCTTGGCGTGAACAGACGGTCGCGGTCGACGGCACCAGCCTAATCGTCGAGAGAGGCGGCGCAGGCAGACCCTTGCTGGTTCTCCATGACGAGCTGGGTAATCCGGGATGGCTAAAGTGGACCCGCGCACTCGCGAAGCGCCGAACTCTCCTTATCCCCCTTCATCCCGGGTTTGGCCGCACCGAGCGCGCGGAATGGATGCTTTCGATTCGCGATCTCGCGGGCTTTTATTCGCGTTACGTCAAGGAAAACGGGCTCGGCCCGGTCGATGCGATCGGGTTTTCGATGGGCGGATGGATTGCCGCGGACATGGCGGCGTCGAATCCAACCCAATTTCGCAAGCTGGTCCTGGTCGCACCAACCGGCATTCGACCACCCACCGGCGACATCCTCGACATCTTTCAGGTCATGGCGCCGCAGCAGGTCATCGCCAGCGTGTATAGTCCCGCCAACACTCCCGAGTTCGGCGAGCTGTACGGTGGACCCATGTTGCCCGAGCAATTCGAGAAGTTCGAAGAAGCCCGCGCCCAAACCGCGCGACTCGCGTGGACCCCATATATGCACAACCCCACCTTGCCGCGCCTCTTGGGAGTTGCGGCTGGACTGCCTACACTGATCGTGTGGGGCAAGCAGGATGCGATCGTCCCGGTGAGCACGGCCGAAGCATATCGGCAGGCGATCGGAGGCGCGCGCGTGGTGACGTTCGACAACTGTGGTCATCGCCCGGAAATCGAGAAATCCGCGGAGTTCGTCCGCGAGGTTGAAGCGTTCCTCGGGGAATAG
- a CDS encoding LLM class flavin-dependent oxidoreductase, translating to MHIMYFTERPYRHVPNDEVIKNGFFGIPNKHFDSAKGSQLLNEYLDEKVLAEQLGFDGVMLNEHHDTAFCMGSVMNVEAAILARITERVKIVLLGNPLPVVGNPLRLAEELSMIDMISHGRLVAGWVRGAGSEQFATNANPGYNREYFNEAHELVVQAWTRPGPWRYEGKHFNYRFVDPWALPLQKPHPPIWIPGLLSPETVVWCAQHRYPYIALATFLEPTVELWNIYRDAAAKEGYQVGSENFGYLQKVFVAETEEKARDLAKWDMFGGAGIGYSLFGKPQWMFPPGYNSKEATRRVARQFSDPNSSAGSPFADATTGRSSNGTSVAESQIDFRTGVWQEQKIDVEATRKQILETFPQVERSLQVICGTPKSVIPKIRKVLEVLRPGIFGFWQNDGPISAEARTTNIRLIAEEVLPATREIGKELGLVSPFDVQPGSRKLPASGVPESVGSLAPLAS from the coding sequence ATGCACATAATGTATTTCACCGAGCGTCCCTATCGGCACGTTCCCAACGATGAAGTTATCAAGAACGGCTTCTTTGGAATTCCGAACAAGCATTTCGATTCCGCCAAGGGCTCGCAGCTGCTCAACGAATATCTCGACGAAAAGGTCCTCGCGGAGCAGCTCGGCTTCGATGGCGTGATGTTGAATGAACATCACGACACCGCGTTCTGCATGGGCTCGGTGATGAACGTGGAGGCCGCCATTCTGGCGCGTATCACGGAGCGCGTGAAGATCGTGCTGCTGGGCAACCCGCTGCCGGTGGTCGGCAATCCGCTGCGGCTCGCCGAAGAACTGTCGATGATCGACATGATTTCGCACGGCCGTCTGGTTGCGGGATGGGTTCGCGGCGCGGGCAGCGAGCAATTTGCGACCAACGCCAACCCCGGCTACAACCGCGAATACTTCAACGAGGCGCATGAGCTCGTGGTGCAGGCGTGGACTCGGCCGGGCCCGTGGCGCTACGAAGGCAAGCATTTCAACTATCGTTTCGTCGACCCGTGGGCGCTGCCGCTTCAGAAACCTCATCCTCCCATCTGGATTCCCGGTCTGCTCAGCCCCGAAACCGTCGTCTGGTGCGCACAGCACCGCTATCCGTACATCGCGCTAGCGACCTTCCTCGAGCCGACCGTCGAACTGTGGAACATTTATCGTGATGCGGCGGCAAAGGAGGGCTACCAGGTAGGTTCCGAGAACTTCGGCTATTTGCAGAAGGTGTTTGTTGCGGAGACCGAGGAGAAGGCGCGCGACCTCGCCAAATGGGACATGTTCGGCGGCGCGGGAATTGGCTACAGCCTGTTCGGCAAGCCGCAATGGATGTTCCCCCCGGGCTACAACTCCAAAGAAGCGACCCGGCGCGTCGCGCGGCAATTCTCGGATCCGAATTCTTCGGCGGGCAGTCCGTTTGCCGACGCGACTACCGGCCGCAGTTCCAACGGCACCAGCGTGGCGGAATCGCAAATCGATTTTCGCACCGGGGTCTGGCAGGAGCAGAAGATCGACGTCGAAGCCACCCGCAAGCAAATCCTCGAGACCTTCCCCCAGGTGGAACGTTCGCTGCAGGTGATTTGCGGAACGCCCAAGAGTGTCATCCCGAAGATTCGTAAGGTGCTCGAGGTGTTGCGGCCGGGAATCTTCGGCTTCTGGCAAAACGACGGACCGATTTCGGCCGAGGCGCGCACCACCAATATCCGCCTGATCGCCGAGGAGGTACTTCCCGCGACGCGGGAAATCGGCAAAGAGTTGGGCCTGGTGTCGCCGTTCGACGTGCAGCCAGGCTCGCGCAAGCTACCGGCCTCGGGTGTTCCGGAATCGGTCGGCTCACTGGCGCCGCTGGCATCGTAG
- a CDS encoding alpha/beta hydrolase translates to MNREQFWFTSSDQLEIAAYRWPAHGPASAIVQISHGMAEHAQRYDHVAASLNRAGFHVYANDHRGHGLSGTRSNSIGDFGTAGWNGLVDDMSVLTRIAREREHALPVILLGHSMGSVAAQQYIIEHSLDIVGVALSGSVATDLLAMNSTPDGDLTAFNKAFEPARTHFDWLSRDTGAVDAYVADPLCGFQLTPASMMSLGMSALRLADPKELARIRKDLPIYLFAGDADPVNHKLEWLKPVAARYRAAAITNVSERYYPDARHEVMNETNREEVLGDLLAWLKLTIG, encoded by the coding sequence ATGAATCGCGAACAATTCTGGTTCACGAGCTCGGACCAACTGGAGATCGCTGCATATCGATGGCCCGCGCACGGCCCGGCTTCCGCGATCGTTCAAATCTCACATGGCATGGCCGAACACGCGCAACGCTACGATCACGTGGCTGCCTCACTGAATCGAGCGGGCTTCCACGTCTATGCCAACGATCATCGCGGTCATGGACTGAGCGGGACACGGTCGAATTCGATCGGAGATTTCGGGACGGCAGGATGGAACGGGCTGGTCGACGACATGTCGGTGCTGACCAGGATCGCGCGCGAGCGCGAGCACGCGCTGCCGGTGATATTGCTGGGTCACAGCATGGGTTCCGTTGCGGCCCAGCAATACATTATCGAGCACAGTCTGGACATTGTCGGTGTCGCTCTTTCCGGATCGGTCGCGACCGATTTGCTCGCGATGAATTCGACACCCGATGGTGACCTGACCGCATTCAACAAGGCCTTCGAACCGGCGCGGACCCACTTCGACTGGCTGTCGCGTGATACCGGCGCGGTTGACGCGTACGTTGCCGATCCGCTGTGCGGTTTTCAACTGACGCCGGCGTCGATGATGAGTCTGGGGATGTCGGCGCTGCGGCTGGCAGATCCCAAGGAACTCGCACGAATCCGCAAGGACCTGCCCATCTACCTCTTCGCCGGCGACGCGGACCCAGTGAATCACAAACTTGAATGGCTCAAGCCGGTCGCCGCACGTTATCGCGCAGCCGCAATCACGAACGTGTCAGAGCGCTACTACCCCGATGCGCGGCACGAGGTAATGAACGAGACCAATCGCGAGGAAGTGCTCGGCGATCTGCTGGCGTGGCTAAAGCTGACGATCGGATAA
- a CDS encoding class I SAM-dependent methyltransferase, with protein sequence MNARERLIEKLTAEEAPQRNLATAIREVTVRRPSQREQWFDPGYLFRVQAEERLFLNALRKHGFRNLAGRKILDVGCGFGYWLRRYGEWGALPHDLHGVDILEERIQAAREHSLPGIDLRCCNAVDLDFEDASFDMVSMFLVLSLVPDEQTRMQVAAEVARVLRPGGIVLWYDFRYQPPRGGAEMIAMTRDRIARAFPGFELRVRSASAVPPITRRLGRYAWAFCSWLDFIAPLNSHYVGVLIKKTPVKSAWR encoded by the coding sequence GTGAACGCACGAGAAAGGCTCATCGAAAAGCTCACTGCTGAAGAGGCCCCGCAGCGAAACCTGGCGACCGCTATCAGGGAGGTAACGGTTCGCCGCCCAAGTCAGCGCGAGCAGTGGTTTGATCCGGGCTATCTGTTTCGCGTGCAGGCCGAAGAGCGTCTGTTCCTAAACGCGCTTCGGAAGCATGGCTTCCGAAATCTTGCCGGCCGCAAGATCCTCGATGTCGGCTGCGGCTTTGGATATTGGCTGCGCCGCTACGGGGAATGGGGCGCCTTACCGCACGATTTGCACGGCGTGGACATTCTGGAGGAACGAATTCAGGCGGCTCGGGAACATTCCCTGCCCGGTATTGATCTGCGTTGCTGCAACGCCGTGGATCTGGATTTCGAGGACGCCTCGTTCGACATGGTTTCCATGTTCCTGGTGCTCTCACTGGTTCCCGATGAGCAAACGCGAATGCAGGTTGCCGCCGAGGTCGCGCGAGTGCTGAGGCCGGGTGGGATCGTTCTGTGGTACGACTTCCGCTATCAGCCCCCGCGCGGCGGCGCCGAGATGATCGCGATGACCCGCGATCGGATTGCGCGCGCGTTCCCGGGTTTTGAGCTCCGTGTGCGCAGCGCTTCAGCGGTTCCTCCGATCACGCGCAGGCTGGGTCGCTATGCATGGGCGTTCTGCTCATGGCTGGACTTCATTGCGCCGCTGAACTCGCACTATGTGGGCGTCCTGATCAAGAAGACACCGGTAAAGAGCGCGTGGCGGTAG
- a CDS encoding DUF2147 domain-containing protein translates to MDRGTARWQLIDRQAFIAMLLCCLLTASGAHAVSSDLNPLGTWATQGDDSHVKIEKCGTSLCGTIVWLKDPLGDDGKDAVDSKNPDLTLRTQKLVGLSLLNGFEPTDDPSVWKNGRIYNPEDGRTYSCNLTVQDANTLRVRGYVGFSLLGETQIWNRVR, encoded by the coding sequence ATGGACCGTGGCACAGCCAGGTGGCAGCTGATCGACCGGCAGGCATTCATCGCGATGTTGCTGTGTTGTCTCCTGACCGCCTCGGGAGCTCACGCTGTAAGCAGCGATCTGAATCCGTTGGGAACCTGGGCGACCCAGGGCGACGATTCTCACGTCAAGATCGAAAAGTGCGGGACGAGCCTGTGCGGCACCATCGTATGGCTCAAGGATCCGCTCGGTGACGATGGAAAAGATGCGGTCGATTCCAAAAATCCGGACCTCACTCTCCGCACCCAGAAACTGGTGGGCCTTTCGCTCCTTAACGGTTTCGAACCGACCGACGATCCCAGCGTCTGGAAGAACGGCCGGATTTACAATCCCGAGGACGGCCGCACCTATTCCTGCAATCTGACGGTGCAGGATGCCAACACCTTGCGTGTACGGGGCTACGTAGGCTTCTCGCTGTTGGGGGAAACTCAAATCTGGAATCGCGTTCGCTAG
- a CDS encoding GNAT family N-acetyltransferase, whose translation MNPITIRQILNHELPIAALLLSRAMCDNPIDVRAFGGEAAGRRQKLERFYSPVLHGLYRRGQILGGFRDAEMIAVCAFTPPGHCQATLTEKVRILPSVVLANQIATAGRILQWVGAWSRRDPSAPHWHLGPVAVEPTVQGQGVGRALMADFCLRMDECAGLAYLETDKRENVCFYRRFGFSVVAEAEVLGVRNWFMSRVLTDTSQSIGPLPWRE comes from the coding sequence ATGAACCCGATCACCATTCGCCAGATACTGAACCACGAGCTGCCCATAGCCGCGCTGCTGCTCAGTCGTGCGATGTGCGACAATCCGATCGATGTGCGCGCGTTCGGCGGCGAAGCGGCGGGCCGCCGCCAAAAGCTGGAGCGTTTCTATTCTCCGGTGCTGCATGGCTTGTATCGGCGCGGACAGATTCTCGGCGGCTTCCGCGACGCGGAAATGATTGCGGTGTGCGCCTTCACCCCGCCAGGACATTGTCAGGCCACTCTCACGGAGAAGGTGCGAATTCTTCCCTCGGTAGTGCTAGCCAACCAAATCGCCACCGCCGGGCGCATCCTTCAGTGGGTCGGCGCGTGGTCGCGAAGGGATCCGTCGGCGCCGCACTGGCACCTGGGCCCGGTTGCGGTAGAGCCCACTGTTCAGGGTCAGGGGGTCGGCCGGGCGCTGATGGCTGATTTCTGCTTGCGGATGGACGAGTGCGCCGGGCTTGCGTATCTCGAAACCGACAAGCGCGAGAACGTCTGCTTCTATCGGCGCTTCGGCTTCTCGGTAGTCGCGGAGGCGGAGGTGTTGGGCGTGCGAAACTGGTTTATGTCACGTGTACTCACCGATACCTCCCAGTCAATTGGCCCGCTTCCTTGGCGGGAATAA
- a CDS encoding helix-turn-helix domain-containing protein: MMKQQPSDLTAYARIRNAALRLFGEKGTAATSIREVASVAGVSPGLVQHHFRSKWALESAVSAYVAGKMAELAGAGLEPGRTARTLTLGAAVIGFIRRNPELVAYLRRVILEDDRIGRRLLDSIVQLSRTLNRRLQANHLLRRNLDPVWAPLNTMILVLGPLLLEPALNRYLDHRLRSEEGLARWDAAVEDLYLRGIYRHPRAPKRRGASAGRQ; encoded by the coding sequence ATGATGAAACAGCAGCCGTCCGATCTGACCGCGTATGCGCGGATCCGCAATGCCGCGCTCAGGTTGTTCGGTGAAAAAGGAACGGCCGCCACCTCGATTCGCGAGGTCGCCAGTGTGGCCGGCGTGTCGCCCGGACTGGTGCAGCACCATTTCCGAAGCAAGTGGGCGCTTGAATCTGCGGTCAGCGCCTACGTCGCAGGCAAGATGGCGGAGTTGGCCGGTGCCGGTCTGGAACCCGGAAGAACCGCGCGGACCCTGACCCTGGGCGCGGCTGTCATCGGCTTTATCCGGCGCAATCCAGAGCTGGTTGCATACCTGCGCCGCGTCATTCTGGAGGATGATCGGATTGGCCGCCGCCTGCTCGACTCAATAGTGCAGCTGAGTCGTACCTTAAACCGCCGCCTGCAGGCGAATCATCTGCTGCGCCGCAACCTCGACCCGGTCTGGGCGCCGCTCAACACGATGATTCTGGTGCTCGGTCCTTTGTTGCTGGAACCGGCGCTGAACCGTTACCTGGACCATCGGCTGCGCAGCGAGGAAGGCCTGGCCCGCTGGGATGCCGCCGTCGAAGACTTGTACCTGCGCGGAATCTATCGCCATCCGCGCGCACCGAAGCGCCGCGGTGCATCGGCCGGCCGGCAGTGA